Proteins encoded within one genomic window of Bacteroides sedimenti:
- a CDS encoding acyl-CoA dehydrogenase family protein: protein MANLYLDTPELKHYLNHPLMKRIVELKERNYADKNNFDYAPVDFEDAMDSYDKVLEIVGEICSEIIAPNAEHVDHEGPQVINNRVKYASGTAENLKAVVDAGLMGVSMPRRFGGLNFPNVPYMMAADMVSCCDAGFENLWGLQDCAETLYEFGNEDQKQRYITRVCAGETMSMDLTEPDAGSDLQAVMLKATYSEQDQCWYLNGVKRFITNGDADIHLVLARSEEGTHDGRGLSMFIYDKKNGGVNVRRIENKMGIKGSPTCELVYKNAKAELCGDRKLGLIKYVMALMNGARLGIAAQSVGISHAAYSEALAYAKDRKQFGKAIIEFPAVYEILSLMKAKRDASRTLLYETTRFVDIYKALDDISKERKLTPEERTEQKTFSKLADSFTPLAKGLGSEFANQNAYDCIQIHGGSGFMKDYACERIYRDARITSIYEGTTQLQVVAAIRYVTTGAYLARMKEYEAEHVAPELEGLHRRLKAMSEKYAAVVEKIVAAKDQELLDFMARRLVEMAGYTIMGYLLVHDASKCDSFTESAHVFVKYAEGEIDKHALFINKFDAEDLSFYRK, encoded by the coding sequence ATGGCAAACTTATATTTAGATACACCAGAACTGAAGCATTATCTCAATCATCCGTTGATGAAGAGAATCGTTGAACTCAAAGAGCGCAACTATGCTGACAAAAATAATTTTGATTATGCTCCTGTAGATTTTGAAGATGCAATGGACAGCTACGATAAAGTGCTGGAAATTGTAGGTGAAATTTGCTCGGAAATCATTGCTCCCAATGCAGAGCACGTAGACCACGAAGGACCTCAGGTAATCAATAACCGCGTGAAATATGCAAGCGGAACTGCAGAAAACCTAAAAGCGGTAGTTGACGCAGGCTTAATGGGAGTGTCAATGCCTCGCCGTTTCGGAGGACTTAACTTCCCAAATGTTCCATACATGATGGCAGCCGACATGGTATCTTGCTGTGATGCCGGTTTTGAAAACCTTTGGGGGTTACAGGACTGTGCTGAAACACTTTACGAGTTTGGTAACGAAGATCAAAAGCAACGTTATATCACACGTGTTTGTGCCGGCGAAACCATGTCAATGGACCTTACTGAACCGGATGCAGGTTCCGACCTTCAGGCAGTAATGCTGAAAGCTACTTACAGCGAACAGGACCAATGCTGGTACCTAAACGGTGTAAAACGTTTCATTACCAATGGTGATGCTGATATTCACTTGGTACTGGCTCGTTCGGAAGAGGGAACTCACGATGGTCGTGGTCTTTCAATGTTTATCTACGACAAGAAGAACGGTGGAGTAAACGTTCGTCGTATCGAAAACAAGATGGGTATCAAAGGTTCTCCAACCTGCGAGCTTGTCTACAAAAATGCAAAAGCAGAACTTTGCGGCGACCGCAAACTCGGTTTGATTAAATACGTAATGGCATTGATGAACGGTGCACGTCTGGGTATTGCAGCACAATCTGTAGGTATTTCTCATGCTGCATACAGCGAAGCCTTGGCATATGCCAAGGACCGTAAACAGTTTGGCAAGGCAATCATTGAATTCCCCGCTGTATACGAAATCCTTTCATTGATGAAAGCAAAACGGGATGCTTCACGTACCTTATTGTACGAAACAACTCGTTTCGTAGATATCTACAAGGCGCTCGACGATATTTCCAAAGAACGCAAACTAACTCCGGAAGAAAGAACAGAACAGAAAACATTCTCTAAGCTGGCCGACAGCTTCACTCCACTTGCAAAAGGTTTGGGAAGTGAATTTGCAAACCAGAACGCTTACGACTGTATCCAGATTCACGGAGGTTCCGGTTTCATGAAAGACTACGCTTGCGAACGTATCTACCGTGATGCTCGTATCACCAGCATCTACGAAGGTACAACCCAACTTCAGGTAGTAGCTGCTATCCGTTATGTAACAACAGGTGCTTACCTGGCTCGCATGAAAGAGTACGAAGCAGAGCATGTTGCTCCCGAATTGGAGGGTCTGCATCGCCGTCTGAAAGCAATGTCTGAAAAATATGCCGCAGTTGTTGAAAAGATAGTTGCTGCCAAAGATCAGGAATTGCTCGACTTCATGGCTCGCCGTCTGGTTGAAATGGCCGGATACACCATCATGGGTTATCTGCTTGTACATGATGCTTCAAAATGTGATTCTTTCACAGAATCGGCTCATGTATTCGTTAAATATGCGGAAGGTGAAATTGACAAACACGCATTGTTCATCAACAAGTTCGATGCAGAAGATTTGTCTTTCTACAGAAAGTAA
- a CDS encoding threonine aldolase family protein, with the protein MRSFASDNNSGVHPLVMEALAKANKDHAFGYGDDQWTAEAVLKVKETFTPDCEPFFVFNGTGSNVVALQLLTQPYNSILCAETAHIYVDECGSPVKMTGCQIRPIETPDGKLTPELILPHLHGFGDQHHSQPGAIYISQCTELGTVYTVEELKAITSLAHEYGMYVHMDGARISNAAVALNLSLKELTVDCGIDVLSFGGTKNGLMMGECVVVFDPVLAKKTRFFRKQSAQLASKMRYLSCQFTAYLTDNLWHTNASHANKMAQLLYQELKNYPGVTFTQKPETNALFLKMPRKVIDKLLETYFFYFWNETNNEVRLVTSFDTTEDDVKRFIEALRSI; encoded by the coding sequence ATGAGAAGTTTTGCATCAGACAATAATTCAGGGGTGCACCCTTTAGTAATGGAGGCACTTGCAAAAGCCAATAAAGACCATGCTTTTGGTTATGGTGACGACCAATGGACTGCTGAGGCTGTCCTTAAAGTGAAAGAGACATTTACTCCCGATTGTGAACCATTTTTTGTGTTCAACGGAACAGGTAGCAATGTTGTTGCCTTGCAACTTTTAACCCAGCCTTACAATTCTATCCTTTGTGCCGAGACTGCTCACATCTATGTGGACGAATGCGGTTCTCCTGTTAAAATGACTGGATGTCAGATCCGCCCGATTGAAACTCCCGACGGAAAGCTTACTCCGGAGCTTATTTTACCTCACCTGCATGGGTTTGGCGATCAGCATCATTCCCAGCCAGGAGCCATTTATATCTCTCAGTGTACCGAACTGGGAACTGTTTATACCGTAGAAGAACTGAAAGCCATTACAAGTCTGGCTCACGAATATGGAATGTATGTGCATATGGACGGTGCACGCATCTCCAATGCAGCTGTAGCTCTGAATCTTTCTCTGAAAGAGCTGACGGTGGATTGCGGAATCGACGTGCTTAGTTTCGGTGGAACAAAGAATGGCTTGATGATGGGAGAGTGCGTAGTTGTTTTTGACCCCGTTTTGGCCAAAAAAACACGTTTTTTCAGGAAACAGTCGGCACAGCTGGCTTCTAAGATGCGTTACCTCTCTTGTCAGTTTACGGCTTACCTTACTGATAACCTCTGGCACACAAATGCGTCACATGCAAATAAGATGGCGCAGCTACTTTATCAGGAGCTGAAGAACTATCCTGGGGTAACTTTTACTCAAAAGCCGGAAACAAATGCTCTGTTTTTGAAGATGCCTCGGAAGGTGATTGACAAACTGCTGGAAACCTATTTCTTCTATTTCTGGAATGAGACCAATAACGAAGTGCGTCTGGTAACATCGTTTGATACAACTGAGGATGATGTGAAGAGATTTATTGAAGCGTTGAGAAGCATTTGA
- the pdxH gene encoding pyridoxamine 5'-phosphate oxidase, with the protein MKIDIRNIRREYLRGGLARKNLSDNPFIQFQKWLEEAIDANVNEPTAVIVGTVSEDGKPSTRCVLLKELRDDKFVFYTNYESRKGKQLTGSPYISLTFLWHELERQVHVEGIATKVPPEVSDDYYKTRPYKSRIGARISPQSRPISGRMKIMLAFIRESIRLAGKEVKRPENWGGYAVTPTRIEFWQGRESRLHDRFLYTLQNDQSWKIERLAP; encoded by the coding sequence ATGAAAATTGATATTCGAAATATACGAAGAGAATACTTAAGGGGCGGACTGGCAAGAAAAAACCTGTCTGACAATCCATTCATTCAATTTCAGAAATGGTTGGAAGAAGCAATCGACGCGAATGTTAACGAACCAACAGCTGTCATTGTAGGTACGGTTTCTGAAGACGGAAAACCTTCCACCCGGTGCGTGTTGCTAAAAGAGTTACGTGATGATAAATTTGTGTTCTACACCAACTATGAAAGCCGCAAAGGAAAACAGTTGACCGGTTCTCCATATATCTCACTTACCTTTCTGTGGCATGAGCTGGAAAGGCAGGTCCACGTGGAAGGAATTGCCACAAAGGTTCCGCCCGAAGTATCGGATGATTATTATAAAACCCGACCTTATAAGAGTCGTATTGGGGCACGCATTTCCCCTCAAAGCAGACCTATTTCAGGAAGAATGAAAATCATGCTGGCATTTATCAGGGAAAGTATTCGCTTGGCAGGGAAAGAGGTGAAAAGACCTGAGAACTGGGGTGGTTATGCGGTAACTCCAACGCGCATTGAATTCTGGCAAGGAAGAGAAAGTCGGCTGCACGATCGTTTTCTTTATACTCTGCAAAATGACCAAAGCTGGAAGATTGAGCGACTCGCACCCTGA
- a CDS encoding TIGR02757 family protein — MEFKLKNKHISIKSKLDELAETYNTYSFIETDPIQFPRRFSLLQDVEVSALLTSIITWGKRDLILRDAEKMHSLMGNSPYTYIMNREWKEMKGSEKNIHRTFFERDMWDVCQGLYYYYQKSHSLEELFLSDGILNGLQMLSGWIPSRHISSPQRKSPCKRSNLMLRWLVRNDGIVDMGVWKRISPAELIIPLDVHVGRVSRIIWNDLPKTDRLSTALKITNHLSELCPEDPCKYDFALFGYGEDQSHR; from the coding sequence ATGGAATTTAAACTGAAAAATAAACATATCTCCATTAAAAGCAAGCTTGATGAGCTTGCAGAGACATATAATACCTATTCATTCATAGAAACTGACCCGATTCAGTTTCCCAGAAGATTTTCGCTACTTCAGGATGTGGAGGTTTCGGCGTTGCTTACTTCAATAATTACTTGGGGAAAGCGCGACCTGATTTTAAGAGATGCCGAGAAGATGCACTCTCTAATGGGAAATAGTCCGTATACTTATATAATGAATCGGGAGTGGAAAGAAATGAAAGGATCGGAGAAAAACATACATCGTACTTTTTTTGAACGGGATATGTGGGATGTTTGTCAGGGATTGTACTACTATTATCAGAAAAGCCATTCTTTGGAAGAGTTGTTTCTTTCAGATGGAATATTAAATGGCCTTCAGATGTTATCCGGCTGGATTCCTTCCAGGCATATCTCATCACCACAAAGAAAAAGTCCTTGCAAAAGAAGTAACCTGATGCTACGTTGGCTGGTAAGGAATGATGGAATTGTAGATATGGGAGTTTGGAAAAGAATATCTCCGGCTGAGCTTATCATTCCCCTGGATGTGCACGTAGGACGTGTTTCCAGAATAATCTGGAATGATTTACCCAAAACAGATCGCCTATCAACAGCGTTGAAAATAACAAACCATCTATCAGAGCTTTGCCCAGAAGATCCCTGTAAATATGACTTTGCACTGTTTGGATATGGAGAAGATCAAAGTCACAGATAA
- a CDS encoding S8 family serine peptidase, with protein MRRKSLLCFIILFSLSAITQAQENSKKLSPFTKSFLTNIKQPEGSSAQKRSFIKRAGIRQIGINEYLGAFVRLAESAGTEALEELGVKIGTRCKEIVTAQIPLSAVESVAALPEVTYIQIGSPVHKQMDKARAASGVDKVQSGMSPLNAPYWGKDVVIGIIDNGFEYGHPAFYTSDHTALRIKKVWDQNAYEGNAPSKFGYGAEYVNQDSILAALYDIADASHGTHVAGIATGADKSSENGYYGVAGESEIILVSQGGTSTYIADGIKYIFDYADSIGKPCVVNLSLGTYIGPHDGTSTFDVLADQLQGKGRLLVGSAGNEAGKKIHTSGNFSATDSIFRTFVNFKDNVACDIWGETDKNFKVQLCLYDTLTMDTLYITPEYNTTDLNNGTRINLTSLTNRIVRGSIYLSTGTDPQNKKPNVYFYSEFTAMPEKYCLGLIFKAKDGRINAWADESICSFTNRNRIGWSDGDNFCSIGEIGGTGKQIITVGAYATKTSYTNLDQTNLTMNETLNSLASFSSAGPTVDRRMKPEITAPGSIIISSVSSYDTTNPSERVKSTEINGKIYYYGMMQGTSMAAPNVCGVLATWLQANPKLTPDEVKAILQKTAINDSFTGDLIPSGNNTWGYGKIDAFKGLLEVIKQSTSIEETFSLPSTSVLMYATQGNRQLIKFLFTQEDSNVQISIFNVNGQKLLSKQIGTISSKQEETINLENMPKGFYLIKISGNNLNQVFKVNTK; from the coding sequence ATGAGACGGAAATCATTATTATGCTTTATCATTCTTTTTTCTCTTTCTGCAATAACACAAGCTCAGGAGAACTCCAAAAAATTGTCACCTTTTACAAAATCGTTTCTTACGAATATCAAACAACCGGAAGGTTCTTCAGCTCAGAAAAGATCGTTTATTAAAAGAGCTGGAATCCGCCAGATTGGTATCAACGAATACCTTGGCGCATTTGTCCGTCTGGCAGAAAGTGCCGGGACTGAAGCCTTGGAGGAATTGGGAGTAAAAATAGGGACTCGCTGCAAGGAGATTGTTACTGCACAAATTCCGTTGAGTGCTGTCGAGTCAGTCGCAGCTTTGCCCGAAGTAACATATATTCAGATAGGCAGCCCGGTACACAAACAAATGGATAAAGCCAGAGCAGCCTCAGGTGTTGATAAAGTACAGTCGGGAATGTCTCCCCTGAATGCTCCTTATTGGGGAAAAGATGTAGTGATAGGAATCATTGACAACGGATTTGAGTATGGTCATCCGGCTTTCTATACATCCGATCATACAGCTCTTCGTATAAAAAAGGTCTGGGACCAGAATGCCTATGAAGGAAATGCACCATCCAAGTTCGGTTACGGTGCTGAATACGTCAATCAGGATTCTATTTTGGCTGCATTATATGATATAGCTGACGCCTCTCACGGAACACATGTTGCTGGCATAGCAACCGGAGCCGACAAATCGTCAGAAAACGGCTATTATGGAGTAGCGGGAGAATCTGAAATAATTCTGGTATCTCAGGGTGGAACATCCACCTACATTGCCGATGGTATAAAATATATCTTTGATTACGCCGATTCAATAGGCAAACCATGTGTCGTTAACCTGAGTCTAGGAACCTATATCGGGCCGCACGATGGAACTTCAACCTTTGATGTTCTGGCAGACCAGCTACAAGGAAAAGGGCGCCTTCTGGTGGGTTCAGCAGGCAATGAGGCCGGAAAGAAAATCCATACATCCGGTAATTTCAGTGCTACAGACTCTATTTTCCGTACTTTTGTGAATTTCAAAGATAACGTAGCTTGTGATATATGGGGCGAAACTGACAAAAACTTCAAGGTACAGCTTTGTTTGTATGACACCCTAACAATGGACACCTTGTACATAACACCGGAATATAACACTACCGATCTTAACAACGGAACTAGAATTAATCTCACCTCACTGACAAACAGAATTGTGCGGGGATCTATTTACTTATCAACAGGAACAGATCCACAAAATAAAAAGCCTAATGTTTACTTTTATTCCGAATTTACTGCCATGCCCGAAAAATACTGCCTTGGACTGATTTTCAAAGCAAAAGATGGAAGAATTAACGCGTGGGCAGATGAAAGTATCTGCTCCTTTACAAACAGGAATCGTATCGGATGGTCTGATGGAGACAACTTTTGTTCAATCGGAGAAATAGGAGGAACAGGAAAACAGATAATTACCGTAGGAGCATATGCTACTAAAACGTCATATACTAATCTGGATCAGACAAATCTTACAATGAATGAAACATTGAACTCTCTAGCCTCCTTCTCTAGTGCTGGACCCACCGTTGACCGACGTATGAAACCGGAAATCACAGCTCCGGGAAGCATTATCATCTCTTCAGTTTCAAGTTATGATACCACCAATCCAAGTGAAAGAGTCAAATCAACAGAGATAAACGGAAAGATATACTACTACGGTATGATGCAAGGAACCTCTATGGCTGCTCCTAACGTATGCGGTGTTCTAGCTACTTGGCTCCAGGCCAACCCTAAACTGACTCCAGATGAAGTTAAGGCTATTCTGCAAAAAACAGCAATTAATGATTCTTTTACCGGAGACTTGATACCTTCAGGGAACAATACCTGGGGGTATGGAAAGATTGACGCTTTCAAAGGACTTCTGGAGGTAATTAAACAATCCACCTCTATCGAAGAGACATTCTCGCTTCCATCAACATCGGTATTGATGTACGCTACTCAGGGAAATCGGCAGTTGATTAAATTTCTATTCACACAGGAAGATTCAAACGTACAGATCAGCATATTTAATGTAAACGGTCAAAAACTTCTTAGCAAGCAGATCGGAACAATATCCAGTAAACAGGAAGAAACAATTAATCTGGAGAATATGCCTAAAGGTTTTTACCTAATTAAAATTTCAGGGAACAATTTAAATCAGGTATTTAAGGTAAATACAAAATAA
- a CDS encoding RNA polymerase sigma factor — MGQKEEIDYIKRILEGETTLFSYFLDRYSRPIYSLVLQIISCREDAEELTQDSFVKAYRKLDTYKGDCSFSTWLYRIAYNTAISATRKQKKELSVIDEQIIDNISDDEADEILCSSDNEERIKKMEWALTQLNANERVLITLFYNENKSVDELASIFRLTPTNIKVKLHRIRKKICALINQV; from the coding sequence ATGGGACAGAAAGAAGAGATAGATTATATAAAACGAATTCTGGAAGGAGAAACAACTTTGTTTTCTTACTTTCTTGATCGTTACAGTCGGCCTATCTATTCTCTTGTTCTTCAAATAATTTCATGTAGAGAAGATGCAGAAGAGCTTACGCAAGATTCATTTGTAAAGGCCTACCGGAAACTAGACACTTATAAAGGAGATTGTAGCTTTTCTACCTGGCTATATAGAATTGCATATAATACTGCGATTTCTGCCACGCGTAAGCAAAAAAAAGAATTATCAGTTATAGATGAACAAATAATTGATAATATATCTGACGACGAGGCTGATGAGATATTGTGCAGTTCTGACAACGAAGAGAGAATAAAAAAAATGGAGTGGGCGCTTACTCAACTTAACGCAAATGAAAGAGTATTAATCACTCTCTTTTATAACGAGAATAAATCTGTTGATGAGTTAGCCTCAATCTTTAGGTTGACTCCTACTAATATAAAAGTGAAATTGCATCGTATCCGAAAAAAAATATGTGCATTGATAAACCAAGTGTGA
- a CDS encoding DUF6249 domain-containing protein yields MMDFISVPLVVGIVTLGIYKLFELFVRKKERLSIIEKIGEKFDASMIENKFSFPSRIFKNFSFGSLKAGCLLMGVGLGLLVGFIICTSTITGYNMGHDIDWGVRDTAGIVYGASVLIFGGLGLITAFLIEMQYSKKEEK; encoded by the coding sequence ATGATGGATTTTATTTCAGTCCCATTGGTTGTAGGAATTGTGACATTGGGAATTTACAAACTATTTGAGCTCTTCGTTAGAAAAAAAGAACGCCTATCTATTATTGAAAAGATAGGAGAGAAATTTGATGCTTCAATGATTGAAAACAAATTCTCTTTTCCATCAAGAATTTTTAAGAATTTTTCTTTTGGATCATTAAAAGCCGGATGTCTTTTAATGGGAGTTGGTTTGGGGTTATTAGTTGGTTTTATCATTTGTACGTCCACGATAACTGGTTACAATATGGGACATGATATAGACTGGGGGGTTAGAGACACAGCTGGAATTGTGTATGGAGCCTCAGTTCTTATTTTTGGAGGATTAGGACTAATTACTGCGTTCCTAATAGAAATGCAGTATTCCAAGAAAGAGGAGAAATAA
- the groL gene encoding chaperonin GroEL (60 kDa chaperone family; promotes refolding of misfolded polypeptides especially under stressful conditions; forms two stacked rings of heptamers to form a barrel-shaped 14mer; ends can be capped by GroES; misfolded proteins enter the barrel where they are refolded when GroES binds), with amino-acid sequence MAKDIIFNIDAREQLKKGVDELANAVKVTLGPKGRNVIIEKKFGAPHITKDGVTVAKEIELSDSFQNTGAQLVKEVASKTGEDAGDGTTTATVLAQSIVSVGMKNVAAGANPMDLKRGIDKAVEAVVASIRKQSEKVGDNYDKIEQVARISANNDSTIGKLVADAMRKVSVDGVITIEEAKGTDTTIDVVEGMQFDRGYLSAYFVTNTEKMQCEMENPYILIYDKKISNLKDMLPILEPAVQTGRPLLIVAEDVDSEALTTLVVNRLRSQLKICAVKAPGFGDRRKEMLEDIAILTGGIVISEEKGIKLEQATIEMLGSAEKVTITKDNTTIVNGSGTKENIDARINQIKAQIKTTTSDYDKEKLQERLAKLSGGVAVLYVGAASEVEMKEKKDRVDDALCATRAAIEEGIVPGGGVAYIRASEALEGMKGGNADETTGIEIIKRAIEEPLRQIVANAGKEGAVVVQKVREGKADFGYNAYSDVYENMYAAGVVDPAKVTRVALENAASIAGMFLTTECVIVEKKEDKPEMPMGAPGMGGMGGMM; translated from the coding sequence ATGGCTAAAGATATCATATTCAATATCGATGCTCGCGAACAACTGAAGAAAGGTGTTGATGAGCTTGCAAATGCAGTAAAAGTAACACTTGGCCCTAAAGGTCGCAACGTAATTATTGAAAAGAAATTTGGTGCTCCACACATCACAAAAGACGGTGTAACAGTAGCTAAGGAAATCGAATTGAGCGATTCATTCCAGAATACCGGCGCTCAGTTGGTAAAGGAAGTAGCTTCTAAAACTGGTGAAGATGCCGGTGATGGAACAACTACTGCAACTGTACTGGCACAATCAATTGTAAGTGTAGGTATGAAGAACGTTGCTGCAGGTGCAAATCCGATGGATTTGAAGCGTGGTATTGATAAGGCTGTAGAAGCAGTTGTGGCATCTATCAGAAAACAATCTGAAAAGGTAGGCGATAATTACGATAAGATAGAACAGGTTGCACGCATCTCTGCAAACAACGACTCAACAATTGGTAAACTGGTGGCTGATGCAATGCGCAAAGTTTCTGTAGACGGTGTAATCACTATTGAAGAAGCTAAGGGAACAGACACTACTATCGACGTGGTTGAAGGTATGCAGTTTGACCGTGGCTACCTTTCTGCTTATTTTGTAACCAACACTGAAAAGATGCAGTGCGAAATGGAGAACCCATACATTCTTATCTACGACAAGAAGATCTCTAACCTGAAAGATATGCTTCCAATTCTTGAACCAGCTGTTCAGACAGGTCGTCCATTACTGATTGTTGCGGAAGATGTGGATAGTGAAGCTTTGACTACATTGGTAGTAAACCGTCTTCGTTCTCAGTTGAAGATCTGTGCAGTGAAAGCTCCGGGCTTTGGCGACAGAAGAAAAGAAATGTTGGAAGATATCGCGATACTTACAGGCGGTATCGTAATCAGCGAAGAGAAAGGCATCAAACTGGAACAGGCTACAATTGAAATGCTTGGTTCTGCCGAAAAGGTAACAATCACTAAAGATAACACAACTATCGTAAACGGTTCTGGTACTAAAGAAAACATTGATGCACGCATCAATCAAATCAAGGCTCAGATTAAGACTACTACCTCTGATTACGACAAGGAAAAACTTCAGGAACGTCTGGCTAAACTATCAGGTGGTGTAGCTGTACTTTATGTAGGTGCTGCTTCTGAGGTGGAAATGAAAGAAAAGAAAGACCGTGTTGATGATGCTCTTTGTGCTACTCGTGCAGCAATCGAAGAAGGTATTGTTCCTGGTGGTGGTGTTGCTTACATCCGTGCTTCTGAAGCTTTGGAAGGTATGAAGGGTGGAAATGCAGATGAAACAACAGGTATTGAAATCATCAAACGTGCAATTGAAGAACCTCTTCGTCAGATTGTGGCTAACGCAGGAAAAGAAGGTGCTGTGGTTGTTCAGAAGGTACGTGAAGGTAAAGCAGATTTTGGATACAACGCTTATAGCGATGTTTATGAAAATATGTACGCAGCCGGAGTAGTAGATCCAGCTAAGGTAACTCGTGTGGCTCTTGAAAATGCTGCATCTATCGCAGGTATGTTCCTGACTACAGAATGTGTAATCGTGGAAAAGAAAGAAGATAAACCAGAAATGCCAATGGGTGCTCCGGGAATGGGCGGCATGGGCGGCATGATGTAA
- a CDS encoding co-chaperone GroES: MNIKPLADRVLILPAPAEEKTIGGIIIPDTAKEKPLKGEVVAVGQGTKDEEMVLKVGDTVLYGKYAGTELDVEGTKYLIMRQSDVLATL; this comes from the coding sequence ATGAACATTAAACCATTAGCAGACAGAGTACTTATTCTTCCTGCTCCTGCAGAAGAAAAAACTATCGGTGGTATTATCATTCCCGATACAGCAAAAGAAAAACCATTGAAGGGCGAAGTTGTGGCAGTTGGTCAAGGTACTAAAGACGAAGAAATGGTACTGAAGGTAGGCGACACTGTTCTTTATGGAAAGTATGCCGGAACTGAACTGGACGTAGAGGGTACAAAATACCTGATTATGCGTCAGAGCGATGTGTTGGCAACTCTTTAA
- the hisS gene encoding histidine--tRNA ligase — protein MMAKPGIPKGTRDFSPVEMAKRNYIFNTIREVFHLYGFEQIETPAMENLSTLMGKYGDEGDKLLFKIQNSGDYFSGLTDEELLSRNAAKLASKFCEKGLRYDLTVPFARYVVMHRDELSFPFKRYQIQPVWRADRPQKGRYREFYQCDADVVGSNSLLNEVELMQMVDNVFTRLGVRVSIKINNRKILSGIAEIIGEAEKIVDITVAIDKLDKIGLDNVNAELASKEIPEEAIAKLQPIILLSGTNVEKLNTLKTILAESEIGLKGVEESEFILSSLSNLNVKSDVELDLTLARGLNYYTGAIFEVKALDVQIGSITGGGRYDNLTGVFGMAGISGVGISFGADRIFDVLNQLDLYPKEAVNGTQLMFVNFGEKEAAYCLPLLAKAREANIRAELYPDSAKMKKQMGYANDKKIPFVGIVGENEMDEGKVMLKNMETGEQQLVDIAQLIEAVTQ, from the coding sequence ATTATGGCAAAACCAGGTATACCAAAAGGAACACGCGATTTTTCGCCCGTTGAAATGGCGAAGCGTAACTATATATTCAACACGATTCGTGAAGTATTTCATCTTTACGGTTTTGAACAGATTGAGACTCCTGCCATGGAGAACCTTTCTACACTAATGGGCAAATATGGAGATGAAGGAGATAAACTATTATTCAAGATCCAGAACTCAGGCGATTACTTTTCCGGCCTGACCGACGAGGAACTGCTTTCACGCAATGCTGCAAAACTGGCCAGCAAATTCTGCGAAAAAGGATTGCGTTATGACTTGACAGTACCTTTTGCCCGTTATGTGGTGATGCATCGTGATGAACTCAGTTTTCCTTTTAAACGGTATCAAATTCAGCCGGTTTGGCGTGCTGACCGTCCTCAGAAAGGACGTTACCGTGAATTTTATCAATGCGATGCCGATGTGGTAGGAAGCAACTCCCTGCTGAACGAGGTTGAACTGATGCAGATGGTAGATAATGTGTTCACCCGTCTGGGGGTAAGAGTTTCCATAAAGATAAATAACCGTAAGATATTAAGCGGTATTGCCGAAATTATTGGTGAAGCGGAAAAGATTGTCGATATCACCGTGGCAATTGATAAGCTGGATAAGATTGGTCTGGATAATGTGAATGCCGAACTGGCCTCTAAAGAAATTCCGGAAGAAGCGATTGCCAAGCTACAACCAATCATCCTGTTGAGCGGAACAAACGTAGAAAAACTGAATACACTCAAAACAATCCTTGCCGAAAGTGAAATCGGTCTGAAAGGGGTAGAAGAGAGTGAGTTCATTCTTTCCTCACTTTCTAATTTGAATGTGAAGTCTGACGTTGAACTAGACCTAACCTTAGCACGTGGTTTGAACTACTATACCGGAGCAATCTTTGAGGTAAAGGCGTTGGATGTTCAGATTGGAAGCATCACTGGTGGCGGTCGTTATGACAATCTGACAGGGGTGTTTGGCATGGCTGGGATATCCGGAGTTGGGATCTCATTTGGAGCCGATCGTATCTTCGATGTACTGAACCAGTTGGATCTTTATCCAAAAGAGGCGGTGAACGGAACTCAGCTGATGTTTGTGAACTTCGGAGAGAAGGAAGCAGCTTATTGCCTGCCGTTGCTGGCGAAAGCCCGCGAAGCGAATATTCGTGCAGAGCTTTATCCCGATTCGGCCAAAATGAAGAAACAGATGGGATACGCTAATGATAAGAAGATTCCTTTTGTGGGTATAGTTGGTGAAAATGAGATGGATGAAGGTAAAGTAATGCTTAAAAATATGGAGACAGGCGAACAGCAGTTGGTTGATATTGCTCAATTGATTGAAGCTGTTACCCAATAA